GGCGTCCGGCGGTGTCGATCAGGCGTATGGGAATTCCATGCAACTCGACGTCCGCTGAAACCCAGTCGCGCGTCGTGCCAGGCACTGGCGAGACGATCGCGGCATCCCGACCCACCAGACGATTGAACAGCGTGGACTTTCCGCTGTTGGGCGGACCCACCAGCGCCACAACGGCGCCCTCGAGGAGCAAACGGGCGCTCGAGTAGCCATCAATGAGCCGCTCGATCCTGACGCGCGCCGCAGGAAGGTTGTTGTGGAGCAGGTCGACGATCCGATGCAATTCCGCCGGAAGGCGTGTTCGTTGCCGAAGCAGGAAACGTACTGCCCGTTCCGACTTTGCGCCAACCAATGCCATGTGGATTTCGCGGTCGATTGCACGTCCACCGGACCAGACATCGGCCGCGATGACGTCCTGCGGCGCTACGACCGCCGCACCGTGAAATTCGAACAGGCGCAGGAGGCGTTGTAACACCCTCGGACCACCGTGGGCGAAGACATCCACGGCCGGGTCGCCGGGCGTATCCGCGGCGGCGACGAGCACGTCGTCGAGCGTCTCGTCCCCATCGACAATCCGGCCGTATCGAATACGGCCATTTTCGAGGCATCGAGCCGTCAGCTCGCCGCCTTCTGTCGGGCGGAATACCTTCGAGACGAGTTCCAGTCCTCCGACACCGCGCACACGCAGAACCGCAATCGCACCGGCGCCTGAAGGCGTCAGCACAAGGACGCGCGTGTCCAACGCGGCGGTCATACGCCCTGCTCGGCCAGGTATTTCGAAAACGCCAGACCGGTGCCCTGTAACACGAGATGTTGAACCGTGGTGTCGAGGAAATCGCAGATCGGCATCATCAGCACCACATCACCGCCGGTCGCCACGACCTGAGGCCAACGGTTGAGTGAAGTCGCATAGCCTTCGACAATATTGCGAACCGCGCCCGCAATCCCGCGAAGCACGCCCGTCTGAAGCGCCTCGATCGTATCCCGGCCATACGGAAGCTCGGGCAATTCGGAGGGGGCAAGCGGCAGTTGACCAGTGTGCTCGTGAAGGGCCTGGAATTGAAGCCGAACGCCGGGGAGGATGGCTCCGCCGAGAAGAACGCCGTCGTCATCGACGAGATCGATCGTCACGGCCGTGCCAAAATCCACCACGATGCAACCGCGTTGAAGTTTCTCGAATACCGCGGCCGCGGCGCAGACACGATCCCGCCCGATGGCCTTGGGATCGACGACCGAAATGTCCATGGGCAGGGGAATCGACTCCCCCACGACCAGCGCCGGCCGGCCGAGGATTTTCGCTGCTCGCTCGCTGAGTTCGTCCAGCATTCGAGGCACGACCGAACAGATCACCGCGGTCGTCAGACCGCCCTTGGGCGCCTCGGTCTGATGTGCTTGCAGCACTTGCTCGAACGCCGCCCAGTCGCCTGTCGTCACGGAGAGCGGCGATTTGACCTTGCCGTCGGTCCAGGTTCCCACGGACGTATGCGAGTTTCCCAGGTCGATGACCGCGACCGGAGCGTTGGGATCAACTTTGGGTATCTTGAGCATGGGGTTTTCGATGCGGCGGCGAGGGCAATGTCGCCAAGGGCGCCGGGCGCTCCCGGACTTCGCGAATCATCGACCAGAGCCGTTCTTTCAGAATATCCACATTCCGCCCGGTCACGGCGCTGATCGACAGCACTTCACGACCCAGCGTTTCCGCCAGCATTCTAGCCCTTTCCTCTCCTTCGGTCAGGTCTACTTTGTTGGCGACGATCATTTCCTGCCGCTCGGCGAGCACGGGGCTGTATTTGTTCAGCTCGTTGCGGATGGCGCGATAGGCCTGCTCGGGAGGCATGATCGGATAGGGCGAACCCACGTCCACGACGTGCAGAATGACGCGCGTGCGCTCGATGTGCCGCAGGAATTCATCGCCCAGGCCGGCTCCTTCGTGCGCGCCTTCGATCAGACCCGGTATGTCGGCGATCACGAAACGGCGAAACTCGGAGAGCTCGACGAGCCCAAGCTGCGGCTGAAGCGTCGTGAAGGGGTAGTCGGCGATCTTGGGCTTGGCGCGGGATAGCCGTGAGAGCAACGTGCTCTTGCCCGCGTTGGGCAAACCGACCAGCGCCACGTCGGCGATGAGCTTCAGCTCCAGCCGAAGCCAGCGCTCTTCTCCGGGCGTGCCCGGTTCGAATTCGCGCGGCGTCTGGTGCGTGGGCGTGGCGAAGCGGGCGTTACCCTTGCCGCCAATGCCGCCTCGGGCGATACACGAGCGCTCCTCTGCTGTGGCGAGATCCTTGATGAGCAATCCGGAGTCGCGGTCGAAGATCAATGTGCCGACAGGCAGGTGCAGGGTCAGATTCTCACCGTCCGGGCCCGTACAGTTGCTGCCCATGCCCGGCCGGCCGTTCTTCGCTCGCCAGTGGTGCTTGCCCGAGAAGTCCAATAGCGTCTCGACGCTCGGGTCGGCGAAGACGAAAACGCTGCCGCCATCGCCGCCGTCACCGCCGTCGGGACCGCCCTTGGGCATGTACTTCTCCCGGCGGAAGCTGACGCACCCGTCACCGCCCTTCCCGGCGCAAACGTAGATTTCGGCGCGATCGATGAGCATGGGGACAGATTATCGCGGCGGATTCGATTCGTCTCGCGCGGCGTCCGATTGTGTCGATTCAGCCGATTCCATTTTGCACTTGCCGGGCATGACATCCTCCCAGCGAAACGGCGTCCCGCACTCCGGGCACCGTGTCGAAACCGCACCGGTCAGATCATAAGCGCACTCAGGGCAGTATGGGTGGTCTCCGGGGATGGCGAGGTCGGCAACACGCTGGCCGTCAAAGAAAAGATACAGTCCGCAAACCAGCGAAATGACAGGACCGCTGAGGATGAAGAGGAATTGCATTGCCGATTCTGATGCGCCGCTCGAGCCAAATCCCCCCCAAAACTGACATATCCAGGCTAGCTGTGTCAGTAACGATTGCGCTCCAGTCACGGTGAGAGCTACGCCCACGATTTTCAGCAGCAACCGGAACAGCGTCTTATACTTCATTCAGGTTCACCGCAGCTTTGCCTTCCAACGCTTTTGCGCCGTCAGGAGACCGAAGTTTACGCGGAGACGCTCCCAACAAAAAAGGCGGCATCTCGCCGCCTTCATGGGGAGTTCAATTGAAATGCACGTGCGCATTCCGACGCACCGCGCGCTCAGTTCGCTGTCGGAACCACGTCCACCATCCGGCCGCGGAATTGGACGACGCCGTCGGACAGCGAAAACAGGGTGTAATCACGTCCCAGGCCGACGTTGTGACCCGGCTTATGATGCGTGCCGCATTGCCGAACGATGATCGTTCCCGGCTGAACCGCCTGACCGGCAAACCGCTTGATGCCCCGATACTTGGGGTTGCTGTCGCGACCGTTCCGCGACGAACCCTGTCCCTTTTTGTGAGCCATACTCGCACCTTCCCAATTCCGCCGCGCAATCCGGCGGCTAGTTAGCTCTCGCAAGATCAGCTGTGAACCGACCACCCGCGCGCCGCATGGCGGCGCCGCGCTTGGCCATGCCACCCGAATCTAGCGCATAACCCAATCCCGCGTTCGCCGGACCGCCCGGGTCTGCTCCCGCGTTCTCACATCACCGGGGAGATCATACGCAAGAGCCAGGGTTCTACGCAACACGTGCGGACCCTTGTCTGCCATGTCCGATTTTGAGGCGCTGGCAACCGCCGGGGCATTCACACGGGCGATCTCGCCGGAAAGCCCTGCCACGTAAATCGTGAAGGCATTGGCCTCCGGATCGAAATCTCGAAACACAGCGGCCGAGGATCGGGCGTTTTCCGCCCCCTGGAGCAGTTTGCCAGTGATCTCGTACGGCGGGGCGAAGAACGGATATTCCTTGCGGTGTCGGGCGGCGATCATTTCGTAAACACCCGGAGGGACGTTCTCGCCCCCGTGGACCACGTCGAGCGTATCCGTCACCAGATCAAACGACGGGAAGAAATCCACATCCTGCCCGGTATTGTTGGTCACCTTGAAGAGCATGTACCAATAGGTGACGGGCTCGTCCTGCCCCGGCAGGGTCACCGTGATCCGCTGCGGGTCGGCGAAGGTGAAATCCAATTGCCAACTCGGGCTGATGAGGTCGGCCTGAGGAGCCGCGCGGAGCCCGCCGGAAATCAGGAAGAATGACGTAATCGCGGCCGTGAGAATCCTCGTTTTCATGGTCAGAAGATCGTACGCCCGCAGATGCCGCTGTCAACGGAAG
The genomic region above belongs to Phycisphaerae bacterium and contains:
- a CDS encoding 50S ribosome-binding GTPase, whose protein sequence is MTAALDTRVLVLTPSGAGAIAVLRVRGVGGLELVSKVFRPTEGGELTARCLENGRIRYGRIVDGDETLDDVLVAAADTPGDPAVDVFAHGGPRVLQRLLRLFEFHGAAVVAPQDVIAADVWSGGRAIDREIHMALVGAKSERAVRFLLRQRTRLPAELHRIVDLLHNNLPAARVRIERLIDGYSSARLLLEGAVVALVGPPNSGKSTLFNRLVGRDAAIVSPVPGTTRDWVSADVELHGIPIRLIDTAGRRISVDDLEMTAIEAGVSAVARSSALLLVLDGSVPFSTEAKDITRQVLSGEMPTLLVWNKSDHPGFAPGDVKEGSPVGCDVQNVAVSAMDGAGMADLARELLGLLGVERAEGNSASLFTSGQAATARSVLEVMESDAANAEAILRRMLA
- a CDS encoding type III pantothenate kinase, whose protein sequence is MLKIPKVDPNAPVAVIDLGNSHTSVGTWTDGKVKSPLSVTTGDWAAFEQVLQAHQTEAPKGGLTTAVICSVVPRMLDELSERAAKILGRPALVVGESIPLPMDISVVDPKAIGRDRVCAAAAVFEKLQRGCIVVDFGTAVTIDLVDDDGVLLGGAILPGVRLQFQALHEHTGQLPLAPSELPELPYGRDTIEALQTGVLRGIAGAVRNIVEGYATSLNRWPQVVATGGDVVLMMPICDFLDTTVQHLVLQGTGLAFSKYLAEQGV
- the obgE gene encoding GTPase ObgE; this encodes MLIDRAEIYVCAGKGGDGCVSFRREKYMPKGGPDGGDGGDGGSVFVFADPSVETLLDFSGKHHWRAKNGRPGMGSNCTGPDGENLTLHLPVGTLIFDRDSGLLIKDLATAEERSCIARGGIGGKGNARFATPTHQTPREFEPGTPGEERWLRLELKLIADVALVGLPNAGKSTLLSRLSRAKPKIADYPFTTLQPQLGLVELSEFRRFVIADIPGLIEGAHEGAGLGDEFLRHIERTRVILHVVDVGSPYPIMPPEQAYRAIRNELNKYSPVLAERQEMIVANKVDLTEGEERARMLAETLGREVLSISAVTGRNVDILKERLWSMIREVRERPAPLATLPSPPHRKPHAQDTQS
- the rpmA gene encoding 50S ribosomal protein L27, whose protein sequence is MAHKKGQGSSRNGRDSNPKYRGIKRFAGQAVQPGTIIVRQCGTHHKPGHNVGLGRDYTLFSLSDGVVQFRGRMVDVVPTAN